A region of the Micromonospora sediminicola genome:
CGTCACGTGCGTCTCCACCACGTGCGGCGAGCAGGTCACGTACGCGACCAGGCCACCCGGACGGACCGCGCGCAGCGCGGCGGTGAGCAGCTCACGCTGCAGGCGGGTCAACGGCGGCAGGTCCGCCGGCTGGCGACGCCAGCGCGACTCCGGCCGGCGGCGCAGCGACCCCAGCCCCGTGCACGGCGCGTCGACCAGCACCCGGTCGAAGTGCCCCTCCGGCAACTTCGGGTCCCCGCCGACGGTGCGCCCGTCGGTGTGCACCACCGTGACCGGCAGCCCGCGGGTGGCCTGGGCGACCAGGCGGGCCCGGTGCTCGGCCACCTCGACCGCGGTCAACCGCGCCCCGCGCGTCGCCGCGATCGCACCGAGCAGGCCGGACTTGCCGCCCGGGCCGGCGCACAGATCCAGCCACCGGCCGTCCGGGCCCTCCAGCGGCGCGTTCGCCAGCGCGTCGGCCACCAACTGGGAGCCCTCGTCCTGCACGTGCGCCCGCCCGTCGGCCACCGCCGCCAGGTCACCCGGCGCGCCGCCGGGCAGGTAGACCGCGTACGGCGAGAACGCGCCCGGCGCGCCGCCGACCTCGTCGGCCAGCGCCACCGGGTCGGCCAGGCCGGGTCGGGCGCACAGGTGCACCGGTGGGCGCTCGTTGTCCTCGATCAGCAGCCGGGTGGTCTCCCCCAGGTCACCGCCGAGCGCCTCGGCGAACGCCCGGACGATCCACTGCGGATGGCTGTACGCCAGCGCCAGGTGCCCGATCGGGTCGGTCTCCTCGGCCGGGGCGAGCTTGGCCACCCACGCGTCGGCGTCCCGCCCGGCGATCTCGCGCAGCACCGCGTTGGCGAAGCCGGTCGCGCCGGGCCCCACCGTGCGGACCAAGTCCACGGTGGAGGAGACCGCGGCGTGCGCCGGCACCCGGGTGTGCAGCAGCTGGTAGGCCCCGAGCCGCAGCGCGTCCCGCACCGGCGGGTCGATGCGCTGCACGTCCCGGCCCGCCGCGTCGGTGACGATCGCGTCCAGGGTGCCGGTGTGCCGCAGCGTGCCGTAGGTCAGCTCGGTGGCGAACGCCGCGTCGCGGCCGCTGAGCCCCGCCTCGCGCAGCATCGTCGGGAGCACCAGGTTGGCGAACGCGTCGTCGCGGTGCACCGCGGCGATCGCCTCGTAGGCGACCTGCCGGGGCAGGTCCACCGCGGGCCGCACCGGGCGGCGCGCGTCCCGCCGGTCGTAGCCGCCCCGCGACGGCCCGCCGGACCGGTCTCCGGGACGCCCGGAACCGCGCTCGCCGCGCCCGTACCCCCGGGGACGCTCGCCCTCGACGGGCCGTTCCGGCCGCGTCACGCGAAAACCTCGCCCGCGGCGACCCGGGCGCCGCGCGCCCAGTCTCCGGCCGACATGGGCTTCTTGCCGGCGGCACGCACCTCACCGAGGCGCACCGGCCCGGTCGCGGTGCCGACCAGGACGCCGGACTTCTCCGCCAGCAGCTCGCCCGGCTTCAGCTCCGGGCCGTTGGCCAGCGGGGTGACCGGGCCGAGCTTGACCCGGTCGTCGCGGAAGGTGGTCCACGGGCCCGGGGCCGGCGTGCAGGCGCGGATCCGCCGGTCCACCGCGAACGCCGGGTCGGTCCAGCGCACCCGCGCGTCCTCGACGGTGAGCTTCGGG
Encoded here:
- a CDS encoding RsmB/NOP family class I SAM-dependent RNA methyltransferase; translated protein: MTRPERPVEGERPRGYGRGERGSGRPGDRSGGPSRGGYDRRDARRPVRPAVDLPRQVAYEAIAAVHRDDAFANLVLPTMLREAGLSGRDAAFATELTYGTLRHTGTLDAIVTDAAGRDVQRIDPPVRDALRLGAYQLLHTRVPAHAAVSSTVDLVRTVGPGATGFANAVLREIAGRDADAWVAKLAPAEETDPIGHLALAYSHPQWIVRAFAEALGGDLGETTRLLIEDNERPPVHLCARPGLADPVALADEVGGAPGAFSPYAVYLPGGAPGDLAAVADGRAHVQDEGSQLVADALANAPLEGPDGRWLDLCAGPGGKSGLLGAIAATRGARLTAVEVAEHRARLVAQATRGLPVTVVHTDGRTVGGDPKLPEGHFDRVLVDAPCTGLGSLRRRPESRWRRQPADLPPLTRLQRELLTAALRAVRPGGLVAYVTCSPHVVETHVTVTEASRRCGLPVDFVDARPLLPAGMLGLGDGPTVQLWPHRHGTDAMFLAVLRRG